A stretch of the Cellulomonas sp. WB94 genome encodes the following:
- a CDS encoding nucleotide pyrophosphohydrolase: MPEREIAELTRLVREFSTERDWEQFQDPKSLILALVGEVGELAELFQWVPADGAVQRFAEPSRRTRAGEEMSDVLIYLLRLADVLDVDLSSAARAKLAASHRRFAADVVRGVAPEKS, encoded by the coding sequence GTGCCTGAACGTGAGATCGCGGAGCTGACCCGGTTGGTGCGGGAGTTCAGCACCGAACGCGACTGGGAGCAGTTCCAGGACCCGAAGTCGCTGATCCTGGCGCTCGTCGGCGAGGTCGGGGAGCTCGCCGAGCTGTTCCAGTGGGTCCCCGCGGACGGGGCCGTGCAGCGGTTCGCGGAGCCGTCGCGCCGCACCCGCGCGGGGGAGGAGATGTCGGACGTGCTCATCTACCTGCTGCGGCTCGCGGACGTCCTCGACGTCGACCTGTCGTCGGCCGCGCGCGCGAAGCTCGCCGCGTCGCACCGCCGGTTCGCTGCCGACGTCGTGCGCGGGGTCGCACCCGAGAAGAGCTGA
- the deoD gene encoding purine-nucleoside phosphorylase, whose amino-acid sequence MATPHIGAEPGDFAPDVLMPGDPRRARRIAEMVLDDARLVTEVRGILGFTGTFEGRPVSVLASGMGMPSITIYATELFRFYGVQRIIRIGTAGGMATHLDLGDVVIASAAHTDSAMTAQRIPGIHYSHAPSFALLSAAAAAAGFRPGVRPDGVHVGAVVSNDAFYVDRKTTNDLLVQYGTLAVEMEAAALYAAADAEGREALAICTISDLLFRDAALSADEREELFDRSVRLGLAAFATA is encoded by the coding sequence ATGGCTACCCCCCACATCGGCGCTGAGCCGGGAGACTTCGCCCCGGATGTCCTCATGCCCGGCGACCCTCGCCGTGCCCGTCGCATCGCCGAGATGGTTCTCGACGACGCGCGGCTCGTCACCGAGGTCCGCGGCATCCTCGGGTTCACCGGCACGTTCGAGGGCCGGCCCGTCTCGGTCCTGGCGTCCGGCATGGGCATGCCGTCGATCACGATCTACGCGACCGAGCTGTTCCGCTTCTACGGCGTGCAGCGGATCATCCGCATCGGGACCGCCGGTGGCATGGCGACCCACCTCGACCTGGGCGACGTCGTCATCGCGAGCGCCGCCCACACCGACTCGGCGATGACCGCGCAGCGGATCCCGGGCATCCACTACAGCCACGCGCCGAGCTTCGCGCTGCTCTCGGCCGCCGCTGCCGCCGCCGGGTTCCGTCCCGGGGTCCGGCCCGACGGCGTCCACGTGGGCGCTGTCGTCTCGAACGACGCGTTCTACGTCGACCGGAAGACGACCAACGACCTGCTCGTCCAGTACGGGACCCTCGCGGTCGAGATGGAGGCCGCGGCGCTGTACGCGGCCGCCGACGCCGAGGGCCGCGAGGCGCTCGCCATCTGCACGATCTCCGACCTGCTGTTCCGCGACGCCGCGCTCTCCGCGGACGAGCGCGAGGAGCTGTTCGACCGCAGCGTGCGGCTCGGGCTCGCGGCCTTCGCGACCGCCTGA
- a CDS encoding uracil-DNA glycosylase yields the protein MRPSPDDPTYPVLAGAAADLDELDALLVECRACPRLVAWREQVGETRRAAFRTETYWARPVPGFGDPGARIVVVGLAPAAHGANRTGRMFTGDRSGDFLFAAMHRTGLASRPTSVSAGDGLTLTGIRVTAPVRCAPPDNAPTPTERRTCGPWLARELELVAPDVAVVLGAFGWQALLTTLAEQGWDVPRPRPRFTHGAEVRLAGPAGRVLTLLGCFHVSQQNTFTGRLTEPMLDAVLLRAREIAATAADRP from the coding sequence GTGAGGCCCTCGCCCGACGACCCCACCTACCCGGTACTCGCCGGCGCCGCGGCGGATCTCGACGAGCTCGACGCACTGCTCGTGGAGTGCCGCGCCTGCCCCCGGCTCGTCGCGTGGCGCGAGCAGGTCGGCGAGACCAGGCGTGCGGCCTTCCGCACCGAGACGTACTGGGCACGGCCCGTCCCCGGGTTCGGGGACCCTGGTGCGCGCATCGTCGTCGTCGGGCTGGCCCCGGCAGCGCACGGCGCCAACCGCACCGGCCGGATGTTCACCGGCGACCGCAGCGGGGACTTCCTGTTCGCCGCCATGCACCGCACCGGCCTGGCGTCTCGGCCGACGTCGGTGAGCGCCGGCGACGGACTGACCCTGACGGGCATCCGCGTCACGGCCCCGGTGCGCTGCGCCCCGCCGGACAACGCGCCGACCCCGACCGAGCGGCGCACCTGCGGCCCGTGGCTCGCCCGCGAGCTCGAGCTGGTCGCGCCCGACGTCGCCGTCGTGCTGGGCGCGTTCGGGTGGCAGGCGCTGCTCACGACGCTCGCCGAGCAGGGCTGGGACGTCCCCCGACCGCGGCCACGGTTCACGCACGGCGCCGAGGTGCGGCTCGCAGGACCGGCCGGTCGCGTCCTCACCCTGCTCGGGTGCTTCCACGTGAGCCAGCAGAACACCTTCACGGGCCGGCTGACCGAGCCGATGCTCGACGCGGTCCTGCTCCGGGCACGCGAGATCGCGGCGACGGCGGCCGACCGACCCTGA
- a CDS encoding RNA polymerase sigma factor, with translation MLDDFDRVLAQARRGSPEAFQSLHGDLVRPVAAYLRNKGVTEIEDVTSDVFLAVFTGLDGFTGSQAAFRSWVFTIAHHRIADHWRREARAPALVELTLDDDGGTTPAAEHHALDALGTARVHELLDTLTPDQREVLLLRIVADLSLEQTAEVLGKPAGAVKSLQHRGLAALRKIVEPEGVSR, from the coding sequence GTGCTCGACGACTTCGACCGTGTGCTCGCGCAGGCGCGCCGCGGCTCCCCGGAGGCGTTCCAGTCGCTCCACGGCGACCTGGTCCGCCCAGTCGCGGCGTACCTGCGGAACAAGGGCGTCACCGAGATCGAGGACGTCACGAGCGACGTGTTCCTCGCGGTGTTCACCGGCCTCGACGGCTTCACGGGCAGCCAGGCCGCGTTCCGGTCGTGGGTGTTCACGATCGCGCACCACCGCATCGCCGACCACTGGCGCCGCGAGGCCCGCGCCCCAGCGCTCGTGGAGCTCACGCTGGACGACGACGGCGGCACGACCCCGGCGGCCGAGCACCACGCGCTCGACGCGCTCGGCACCGCCCGGGTCCATGAGCTGCTCGACACCCTCACGCCCGACCAGCGGGAGGTCCTGCTGCTGCGGATCGTCGCCGACCTGTCGCTCGAGCAGACCGCCGAGGTGCTCGGCAAGCCGGCCGGCGCCGTGAAGTCGCTCCAGCACCGGGGACTCGCGGCGCTGCGCAAGATCGTCGAGCCCGAGGGCGTATCCCGATGA
- a CDS encoding PKD domain-containing protein, protein MSRPRGIHRWHRLSLGAVLVLALGLVAPASADAAATYGTPGPSYSGVTNPPTSDKPQSKLWWNDGSWWAYMWAGSSGWHIERLDRATNSWVDTGVLVDSRNTTLGDTLWDGSHLFIASHVATTSTMSSPKVSKSGQPAKLRRYSYADGTYTLDPGFPTTISNYSTESMTIDEDSTGAIWATWVQVAGSSTAGYTATTYVNGSAVGGTSWPAPFVIPGASDPTPSVDDISAVVAFQRNKIGVMWSDQLTGTVWWAWRTDGTSPTAASSWHVGSAVRGPHQADDHLNLKTLQSDDSGRVFASVKTSLDLNGGSTSEPQLLLLTYKPGTGSFDSTPISTIADCQTRPQVVLDSDASVVHVFMTGPSTSVTGCPYSGLAGAIYEKTASMDNPVFVDGRGTPVIEDGASAHVNNVTTSKQPVNATTGLVILASNDTTEQYWFADSAPTPTPTPTPTPTPTPTPTPTPTPTPTPTPTPAPTASFTVTPSSGAAPLPVTFTDTSTGSPTSWSWDFGDGSALGTSQNPSHTYVAEGSYTVTLTASNASGSGTVTQTGAVVVSAAPPASSGITVGASTSTQATTAVSSVALAMPTGLVAGDVVVAEINADQAPTIAAAPNGWSPAFTTKLSPGGLATTFVYYHVVADPTAEPTSVTWTLSAAQKWGGGISDFHGVDTTTPFDTAASTKVITSSASSIVVPSVTTVTPDALLIGGVGLNSISITSSPPTGWSQAWESVGGQDTSLSSTPDPTVGSSGTTTFTFSSAGTAAAWVIALRPRA, encoded by the coding sequence GTGAGCAGACCGCGGGGCATCCATCGTTGGCACCGCCTGTCGCTCGGCGCCGTCCTGGTGCTGGCCCTCGGTCTTGTCGCACCGGCCTCTGCTGACGCAGCAGCGACCTATGGCACGCCGGGTCCCAGCTACAGCGGTGTCACGAACCCTCCGACCTCGGACAAGCCGCAGAGCAAGCTGTGGTGGAACGACGGGTCGTGGTGGGCGTACATGTGGGCCGGCAGCAGCGGGTGGCACATCGAGCGGCTCGACCGCGCCACCAACAGCTGGGTGGACACCGGCGTCCTCGTCGACTCCCGCAACACCACGCTCGGGGACACCCTCTGGGACGGCAGCCACCTCTTCATCGCCTCCCACGTGGCGACCACGTCCACGATGAGCTCGCCCAAGGTCTCGAAGTCTGGCCAGCCGGCGAAACTCAGGCGGTACAGCTATGCGGACGGCACCTACACGCTCGACCCCGGCTTCCCGACGACCATCAGCAACTACTCGACCGAGTCGATGACGATCGACGAGGACTCCACCGGCGCCATCTGGGCGACGTGGGTGCAGGTCGCCGGCAGCTCGACCGCCGGCTACACAGCAACCACCTACGTCAACGGCTCGGCCGTGGGCGGCACCAGCTGGCCGGCACCTTTCGTGATCCCCGGTGCGAGCGACCCGACACCCTCGGTAGATGACATCTCCGCCGTCGTGGCGTTCCAGCGCAACAAGATCGGCGTGATGTGGAGCGACCAGCTCACCGGCACCGTGTGGTGGGCCTGGCGCACCGACGGCACGTCGCCGACCGCCGCCTCGTCGTGGCACGTCGGCAGCGCCGTCCGCGGCCCGCACCAGGCTGACGACCACCTGAACCTCAAGACCCTGCAGTCGGACGACTCGGGTCGGGTCTTCGCCTCCGTCAAGACCAGCCTGGACCTGAACGGCGGGAGCACCTCGGAGCCCCAGCTGCTGCTTCTGACCTACAAGCCGGGTACCGGTTCGTTCGACTCCACACCGATCTCGACCATCGCCGACTGCCAGACCCGACCGCAGGTCGTGCTCGACAGCGACGCGAGCGTGGTCCACGTGTTCATGACCGGCCCGTCGACCTCGGTGACAGGTTGCCCCTACTCCGGCCTCGCCGGTGCGATCTACGAGAAGACGGCGTCGATGGACAACCCGGTCTTCGTCGACGGTCGGGGGACCCCCGTGATCGAAGACGGAGCGTCGGCGCACGTCAACAACGTCACGACGAGCAAGCAGCCGGTCAACGCCACGACCGGGCTCGTCATCCTGGCCTCGAACGACACCACCGAGCAGTACTGGTTCGCCGACTCCGCTCCGACCCCGACGCCCACGCCGACCCCTACTCCCACACCCACACCGACCCCTACTCCCACACCCACACCGACACCCACACCCACACCCACACCCGCGCCGACCGCGAGCTTCACGGTGACACCGTCGTCGGGTGCTGCGCCGCTGCCCGTGACGTTCACTGACACGTCCACCGGAAGCCCGACCTCGTGGTCGTGGGACTTCGGCGACGGCAGCGCGCTGGGCACCAGCCAGAACCCGAGCCACACCTACGTCGCTGAGGGCAGCTACACCGTCACGCTGACCGCCTCCAACGCGTCAGGCTCCGGGACGGTCACCCAGACCGGTGCCGTCGTGGTCTCGGCGGCACCACCCGCCAGCAGCGGCATCACGGTCGGCGCGTCGACGTCGACCCAGGCGACGACCGCGGTCAGCTCCGTGGCCCTCGCGATGCCCACCGGACTGGTCGCCGGTGACGTCGTGGTCGCCGAGATCAACGCCGACCAGGCTCCGACCATCGCCGCGGCGCCCAACGGGTGGAGCCCGGCGTTCACCACGAAGCTGTCACCCGGAGGGCTCGCCACGACCTTCGTGTACTACCACGTCGTCGCCGACCCGACGGCGGAGCCCACGAGCGTGACGTGGACCCTGTCGGCCGCGCAGAAGTGGGGCGGCGGGATCAGCGACTTCCACGGGGTCGACACCACCACCCCGTTCGACACCGCTGCCTCGACCAAGGTGATCACGAGCAGCGCGAGCTCGATCGTCGTGCCCAGCGTGACCACGGTGACTCCGGACGCGCTGCTCATCGGCGGAGTCGGCCTCAACTCGATCAGCATCACCAGCTCCCCGCCCACGGGCTGGAGCCAGGCATGGGAGAGCGTCGGCGGCCAGGACACCTCATTGTCCTCGACGCCTGATCCCACCGTCGGCAGCAGCGGCACCACCACCTTCACGTTCAGCAGCGCCGGTACCGCGGCCGCCTGGGTGATCGCCCTGCGACCCCGTGCGTGA
- a CDS encoding L-threonylcarbamoyladenylate synthase — protein MAKFFDVHPHDPQPRSIAQIVALLRDDALIAYPTDSCYALGTRMDSHAGADRIRTVRHLDDKHHFTLVCADFAQLGQFVYLDNSAFRAIKACTPGAYTFILPATKEVPRRLAHPNKKTVGVRIPDHPVALALVRALGEPLLSSTLLLPGAESPMTEGWQVKEELDHVIDAVVDAGDCGTEPTTVVDFSDGTPVVVRVGAGDPSRFE, from the coding sequence ATGGCGAAGTTCTTCGACGTCCACCCCCACGACCCCCAGCCGCGGTCGATCGCGCAGATCGTCGCCCTGCTGCGCGACGACGCGCTGATCGCCTACCCGACGGACTCCTGCTACGCGCTCGGCACCCGGATGGACAGCCATGCGGGTGCCGACCGGATCCGCACGGTCCGCCACCTCGACGACAAGCACCACTTCACGCTCGTGTGCGCGGACTTCGCCCAGCTCGGGCAGTTCGTGTACCTCGACAACTCGGCGTTCCGCGCGATCAAGGCCTGCACGCCCGGCGCGTACACGTTCATCCTTCCCGCGACCAAAGAGGTGCCGCGGCGCCTCGCCCACCCGAACAAGAAGACGGTCGGCGTGCGCATCCCGGACCATCCCGTCGCGCTCGCACTCGTCCGCGCACTGGGCGAGCCGCTGCTGTCGAGCACGCTCCTGCTGCCCGGCGCCGAGAGCCCGATGACCGAGGGCTGGCAGGTCAAGGAGGAGCTCGACCACGTCATCGACGCGGTCGTCGACGCGGGCGACTGCGGCACCGAGCCCACGACGGTCGTCGACTTCTCGGACGGCACGCCGGTGGTCGTGCGGGTCGGCGCGGGGGACCCCAGCCGGTTCGAGTGA
- a CDS encoding FKBP-type peptidyl-prolyl cis-trans isomerase, with protein sequence MRRLAATTLALALLLAGCAGTSKSDASPSPTETPAAAAATASPADVAALDAVTVAGDAGAQPVFTFTQPFAVTGIVSKLITPGTGDELVDGQILAVHYYAVNGTDGTDLGTSFGSTTVPLTMGDANNGDEMNAALAGQKIGARILFGVPGAESTELMLIEIVGAKTVPDRAEGEAVAPVEGLPTVTLAEDGTPTITPATGTAPTTLVSQPLIKGAGAAVTEGQTVTVNYSGWLWDGTKFDSSWGASKFTSALTSGSIIDGWIQGLVGQTVGSQVLLVIPPDLAYGATEQGTIPANSTLVFVVDILDASA encoded by the coding sequence GTGCGCCGACTGGCAGCCACCACCCTTGCCCTCGCGCTGCTGCTGGCCGGCTGTGCAGGCACGAGCAAGTCCGATGCTTCCCCATCGCCGACCGAGACCCCGGCCGCAGCGGCCGCAACCGCCAGCCCGGCTGACGTCGCCGCCCTCGACGCCGTGACGGTCGCCGGCGACGCGGGCGCGCAGCCGGTGTTCACGTTCACCCAGCCGTTCGCGGTCACGGGGATCGTGTCGAAGCTCATCACCCCCGGAACCGGCGACGAGCTGGTCGACGGCCAGATCCTCGCCGTCCACTACTACGCCGTGAACGGCACGGACGGGACCGACCTCGGGACGTCCTTCGGCTCCACGACCGTCCCCCTCACCATGGGCGACGCGAACAACGGCGACGAGATGAACGCCGCGCTCGCCGGGCAGAAGATCGGCGCGCGGATCCTGTTCGGTGTCCCCGGAGCCGAGAGCACCGAGCTGATGCTCATCGAGATCGTCGGCGCCAAGACGGTGCCCGACCGTGCCGAGGGCGAGGCTGTCGCACCCGTCGAGGGCCTGCCGACCGTCACGCTCGCTGAGGACGGCACCCCGACGATCACGCCCGCCACGGGTACCGCGCCGACGACGCTCGTCTCGCAGCCACTCATCAAGGGTGCCGGCGCCGCGGTCACCGAGGGCCAGACCGTCACCGTCAACTACAGCGGATGGCTGTGGGACGGCACGAAGTTCGACTCGTCGTGGGGCGCGTCGAAGTTCACGTCGGCCCTGACGTCGGGCTCGATCATCGACGGCTGGATCCAAGGTCTCGTCGGCCAGACGGTCGGCAGCCAGGTCCTCCTGGTCATCCCCCCGGACCTCGCCTACGGCGCGACCGAGCAGGGCACGATCCCGGCGAACTCCACGCTGGTCTTCGTGGTCGACATCCTGGACGCGTCCGCCTGA
- a CDS encoding amino acid permease, protein MNTPAASGPAGVPSTVAIEPPSPLGHGLRVRHLTMMGLGSAIGAGLFIGTGKGIAIAGPAILLSYVIAGAIVVLVMRMLAEMAAAIPSSGSFSTYAEAGIGRWAGFVMGWMYWVTLIMVLGVEITAAAGIIHGWLPGVPQWIVALVLIGGFAVVNLVGVRSFGEFEFWFASLKVAVIVVFLVVGTLLALGVLPGTDPVGTANLLGHGGFSPHGLAGIASGLLVVVFAFGGIEIITIAAAESTDPERSIATAARSIVWRILLFYVGSVAIRVLVLPWTSPQLIDGPFVAVLDLAGIPWLSRLMGLVVVIALLSAFNANVYGTSRMAFSLAERGDGPPALLRVSRREVPVAAVAVSIVCAVLSVLLNWLLPDRLLGILLNAVGSSLIVLWVFIAVSQLRLRRRLEAEGRLGVRMWLFPYLSWATLVLLGGFVALMLSDGEARGQLASTAVLCLVLVAIYLVRERVRARR, encoded by the coding sequence GTGAACACCCCCGCCGCGTCCGGTCCCGCCGGTGTGCCCTCGACCGTCGCGATCGAGCCACCGAGCCCCCTCGGTCACGGCCTGCGGGTCCGCCACCTGACGATGATGGGCCTCGGCTCCGCGATCGGTGCGGGACTGTTCATCGGCACCGGCAAGGGCATCGCGATCGCCGGGCCCGCGATCCTGCTCTCCTACGTCATCGCGGGCGCCATCGTCGTCCTGGTGATGCGGATGCTCGCGGAGATGGCCGCCGCGATCCCGTCGAGCGGCTCGTTCTCGACGTACGCCGAGGCCGGCATCGGGCGCTGGGCCGGCTTCGTGATGGGCTGGATGTACTGGGTGACCCTGATCATGGTGCTCGGCGTGGAGATCACCGCCGCGGCCGGGATCATCCACGGGTGGCTGCCCGGGGTGCCGCAGTGGATCGTCGCCCTCGTCCTCATCGGCGGCTTCGCGGTCGTCAACCTCGTCGGCGTGCGGAGCTTCGGGGAGTTCGAGTTCTGGTTCGCGTCGCTCAAGGTCGCCGTCATCGTCGTGTTCCTCGTCGTCGGCACGCTGCTCGCGCTCGGCGTCCTGCCGGGCACCGACCCCGTCGGGACCGCCAACCTGCTGGGCCACGGCGGGTTCTCCCCGCACGGTCTCGCGGGCATCGCGTCGGGCCTGCTCGTCGTGGTGTTCGCGTTCGGCGGCATCGAGATCATCACCATCGCCGCCGCCGAGTCCACCGACCCCGAACGGTCCATCGCGACCGCCGCGCGCAGCATCGTCTGGCGCATCCTGCTCTTCTACGTCGGCTCCGTCGCCATCAGGGTGCTCGTCCTGCCGTGGACCTCGCCGCAGCTCATCGACGGACCGTTCGTCGCGGTCCTGGACCTGGCCGGCATCCCGTGGCTGTCGCGGCTCATGGGGCTCGTCGTCGTCATCGCGCTGCTGTCCGCGTTCAACGCCAACGTCTACGGCACGTCCCGGATGGCGTTCTCCCTGGCCGAGCGCGGTGACGGGCCGCCCGCGCTGCTGCGCGTGTCCCGGCGCGAGGTCCCCGTCGCCGCGGTCGCCGTCTCGATCGTGTGCGCGGTCCTGAGCGTCCTGCTCAACTGGCTGCTGCCCGACCGCCTGCTGGGCATCCTGCTCAACGCCGTCGGCTCGTCGCTGATCGTCCTGTGGGTGTTCATCGCCGTCTCGCAGCTGCGCCTGCGGCGACGCCTCGAGGCCGAGGGCCGCCTCGGCGTGCGCATGTGGCTGTTCCCCTACCTCAGCTGGGCCACGCTCGTGCTGCTCGGCGGCTTCGTCGCACTCATGCTGTCCGACGGCGAGGCCCGCGGGCAGCTCGCCTCGACCGCCGTGCTGTGCCTGGTCCTCGTCGCCATCTACCTGGTCCGCGAACGCGTGCGCGCCCGCCGCTGA